A window of the Equus przewalskii isolate Varuska chromosome 10, EquPr2, whole genome shotgun sequence genome harbors these coding sequences:
- the NR1D1 gene encoding nuclear receptor subfamily 1 group D member 1, protein MTTLDSNNNTGGVITYIGSSGSSPSRTSPESLYSDSSNGSFQSLTQGCPAYFPPSPTGSLTQDPGRSFGSIPPSLSDDGSPSSSSSSSSSSSSSFYNGSPPGGLQVALEDSSRVSPSKSTSNITKLNGMVLLCKVCGDVASGFHYGVHACEGCKGFFRRSIQQNIQYKRCLKNENCSIVRINRNRCQQCRFKKCLSVGMSRDAVRFGRIPKREKQRMLAEMQSAMNLANNQLSSQCPLETSPTQHPTPGPMGPSPPPAPAPSPLVGFSQFPQQLTPPRSPSPEPTVEDVISQVARAHREIFTYAHDKLGTSPGNFNANRASGSPPATIPHHWESQGCPTVPNDNNIMAAQRHNEALNGLHQAPSSYPPTWPPGPVHHSCHQPNSNGHRLCPTHVYPAPEDEAPANGPRQGNSKNVLLACPMNMYPHGRSGRTVQEIWEDFSMSFTPAVREVVEFAKHIPGFRDLSQHDQVTLLKAGTFEVLMVRFASLFNVKDQTVMFLSRTTYSLQELGAMGMGDLLNAMFDFSEKLNSLALTEEELGLFTAVVLVSADRSGMENSASVEQLQETLLRALRALVLKNRPSETSRFTKLLLKLPDLRTLNNMHSEKLLSFRVDAQ, encoded by the exons ATGACGACCCTGGACTCCAACAACAACACAG GTGGTGTCATCACCTACATTGGCTCTAGTGGCTCCTCCCCAAGCCGCACCAGCCCCGAGTCCCTCTACAGTGACAGCTCGAATGGCAGCTTCCAGTCCCTGACCCAAGGCTGCCCCGCCTACTTCCCACCGTCACCCACTGGCTCCCTCACGCAGGACCCAGGCCGCTCCTTTGGGAGCATTCCACCCAGCTTGAGTGATGATGGCTCCCcttcttcatcttcctcatcgtcgtcttcctcctcctcctccttctataATGGGAGCCCCCCAGGGGGTCTACAAGTAGCCCTGGAAGACAGCAGCCGAGTATCCCCCAGCAAGAGCACCAGCAACATCACCA AGCTGAATGGCATGGTGCTACTGTGTAAAGTGTGTGGGGACGTTGCCTCGGGCTTCCACTATGGCGTGCATGCCTGTGAGGGCTGCAAG ggctTTTTCCGTCGGAGCATCCAGCAGAACATCCAGTACAAAAGGTGTCTAAAAAATGAGAACTGCTCCATCGTCCGCATCAATCGAAACCGCTGCCAGCAGTGTCGCTTCAAGAAGTGTCTCTCCGTGGGCATGTCTCGAGATG CTGTGCGTTTTGGGCGCATCCCCAAACGAGAGAAGCAGCGGATGCTTGCTGAGATGCAGAGTGCCATGAACCTGGCCAACAACCAGCTGAGCAGCCAGTGCCCGCTGGAGACCTCGCCCACCCAGCACCCGACCCCAGGCCCCATGGGCCCCTCCCCACCGCCAGCTCCAGCCCCCTCACCCCTAGTGGGCTTCTCCCAATTCCCACAACAGCTGACGCCTCCCCGGTCCCCAAGTCCGGAGCCCACAGTGGAGGATGTGATATCCCAGGTGGCCCGGGCCCACCGAGAGATCTTCACCTATGCCCATGACAAGCTGGGCACCTCACCTGGCAACTTCAATGCCAACCGTGCATCAGGCAGCCCTCCGGCCACCATCCCACATCACTGGGAAAGTCAGGGCTGCCCAACTGTCCCCAATGACAACAACATCATGGCTGCCCAGCGTCATAATGAGGCCCTGAACGGTTTACACCAGGCTCCCTCCTCCTACCCTCCCACCTGGCCCCCTGGCCCTGTCCACCACAGCTGCCACCAGCCCAACAGCAATGGGCACCGTCTATGTCCCACCCACGTGTACCCGGCCCCAGAAGACGAAGCACCTGCCAACGGTCCACGGCAGGGCAACTCAAAGAATGTTCTGCTG GCATGTCCCATGAACATGTACCCACATGGACGCAGTGGGCGAACCGTGCAAGAGATCTGGGAGGATTTCTCCATGAGCTTCACTCCCGCTGTGCGGGAGGTGGTGGAGTTTGCCAAGCACATCCCTGGCTTCCGTGATCTTTCTCAGCATGACCAGGTCACCCTGCTTAAGGCTGGCACCTTTGAG GTGCTGATGGTGCGCTTCGCATCGCTGTTCAACGTGAAGGACCAGACAGTGATGTTCCTGAGCCGCACCACATACAGCCTGCAGGAGCTCGGCGCCATGGGCATGGGAGACCTGCTCAACGCCATGTTCGACTTCAGCGAGAAGCTCAACTCCCTGGCGCTTACCGAGGAGGAGCTGGGCCTCTTCACCGCGGTGGTGCTTGTCTCTGCAG ACCGCTCGGGCATGGAGAATTCCGCTTCGGTGGAGCAGCTCCAGGAGACGCTGCTGCGGGCTCTTCGGGCTCTGGTGCTGAAGAACCGGCCCTCGGAGACTTCCCGCTTCACCAAGCTGCTGCTCAAGCTGCCGGACCTGCGGACCCTGAACAACATGCATTCCGAGAAGCTGCTGTCCTTCCGGGTGGACGCCCAGTGA